The segment TACATAGAGTTGTTTATTCGAAACCTGTAACCTGCAACCCATAAACAAAAACTCATCACTCATTGCTCATTACCGTATTGCAATCTATTCAACGCTCTACACTCTTGTTTTGTCTCCTGACTTCTGTATTCTATATTCCTAATTCTTTCTTTCTCTTCCTCTTCACTATATACTATATACCATATACTAATTTATACTCCCGAGAAAGCACTAAACCCTCCATCGACAGGAACAACGATTCCGGTGACAAATTTTGCGGCATCAGAAGCCAGCCAAATGCAGGCACCGATTAAATCTTCAGGATCTCCAAAATTACCCATCGGAGTGTGGGCAATAACCAATTGTCCTCTTGGTGTTAAGTCACCTTTTTCAGTGGTAAGTAGATATCGGTTTTGGGTAGTTAAGAAGAACCCCGGAGCCAGTGCGTTCACTCGTAATTTTTTATTATATTCTTGAGCAAAATGTACGGCCAACCACTGGGTAAAATTGCTTACCGCTGCCTTGGCGGCAGAATAACCAGATACCTTGGTAAGAGGACGATAAGCACTCATAGAAGAAATGTTTATGATAGAACCACCTTCTGTGTTTTTTATCATATCCTTTCCAAAAATTTGAGAAGGAAGCATAGCACCTCCAAAAAGATTAAGTCCCACTACTTTTTCTAAAGCGGAAAGTGGTAAATCAAAAAATTTTAGATCCTCCGAGGTGGTAGCTTCTTTCATATTCCCCCCTGCCGCATTAATCAAGATATCTATTTTACTAAAATTTTCAATTAATTCATCCCGACAGATTTTAATCTTTTTAATATCCATCACATCTAGATAATAACCTTTAGCTTCTATCCCTTCTGATTTTAATTCTTGGGCAACTTTATCAGCATTTACAATATCACATATGGCTATCCTGGCGCCTGCTTTGCCTAACCCTCGGGCAATAGCAGAACCTAAAATTCCTCCGCCTCCGGTAATCGCTACATTCTTCCCTTCTAAACTAAACATTTGTAAATTTTCCTTCATTATTCCCTCCTCCTTGTGTTCAATAGTTTATTAAAAAATTTCTCTCTTTCTGTCATTGCGAGCTTGCCCGAGACAAGCGTGGCAATCTCAACTATTGGTATATAACGTATTTTTTTATGTAGGGGGCGGATTCATCTGCCCCGGTATTTACTCATTAATTATTACACATTACTTGTTACTGTATTTATATACTAACTAAAAGTACCAAATGTCTCCTGATATGATTAGAAAGTTCCCTATAATGCTCTTCTTCGTAATCAAATAATACTTTATAGATTCTATCTTTATAAATATATTTTCCTCTATCGTCCTTATCCTTGAGAATAGATCCATAAGTTATGTGAATAAGTTGTCGAGAGTCATTCTGTTTAAAAAGACTTGCCAATTCATTATCAGAAACTTCATCTAAATTGGGTATACGGGATAGGTCAGTGGTTAAATTGTATGATGCTCTATCTTTTTCAAAATTCTCCAAAGCAAATCGATGAATTTCCCGATAAAGAGCCGGGTTTTTCATAGCAATAACTTTTACTTCCTCTAACCAGCTAGTCCCGGCAGTTTTAATATGACAAAAGCTATCGGTCTCCCGAGAAAAAATAGGATAAACAGAAAACTTATCACTCCCGGTGTGAAGGGAAAGTTTATAGCCACCAATACTTTTACTTAAAGCTGCGTGCAGAGAAAATTCCCTGGCAAATTCCTCTACATTTCCTATATACTCTATCCCTTTTTGCCAATCTCCTAAGAAATGAAGGGCTAAATTCTGAAAATCTACTCCTCTTCTATGAAGTTCTAAGACAATAAATAGATGAGCCAGAGGAGAAGTAACTGTAGGGGTTTCATCTACAGATATTTCTAAATCAAATTTTTCCTTTTTGTAACCTGTTAAGAATTCATAACATCTCAACACGTGATTTAGCGCTTCAGAATAAGTAATTATAATTTCTTTTAATGATTGGTCGTCAAAAATTAATTCTTTCCCATTAACCTTATATGATTT is part of the Candidatus Atribacteria bacterium genome and harbors:
- a CDS encoding SDR family oxidoreductase, coding for MKENLQMFSLEGKNVAITGGGGILGSAIARGLGKAGARIAICDIVNADKVAQELKSEGIEAKGYYLDVMDIKKIKICRDELIENFSKIDILINAAGGNMKEATTSEDLKFFDLPLSALEKVVGLNLFGGAMLPSQIFGKDMIKNTEGGSIINISSMSAYRPLTKVSGYSAAKAAVSNFTQWLAVHFAQEYNKKLRVNALAPGFFLTTQNRYLLTTEKGDLTPRGQLVIAHTPMGNFGDPEDLIGACIWLASDAAKFVTGIVVPVDGGFSAFSGV